In a genomic window of Cuculus canorus isolate bCucCan1 chromosome 4, bCucCan1.pri, whole genome shotgun sequence:
- the LOC104067523 gene encoding sodium/bile acid cotransporter 7: MTVVVPLIIGQIVRRYIKDWLERKKPPFGAISSCVLLMIIYTTFCDTFANPNIDLDKFSLIIIVFIIFSIQMSFMFLTFLFSTRNNSGFTPADTVAIIFCSTHKSLTLGIPMLKIVFAGYEHLSLISVPLLIYHPAQILLGSLLVPTIKSWMVSRQKALKLTRQPKAPVKV; this comes from the exons attgTCCGAAGATACATCAAGGACTGGCTGGAAAGGAAGAAGCCTCCATTTGGCGCTATCAGCAGCTGTGTGCTCCTGATGATCATCTATACAACATTCTGTGATACTTTTGCCAATCCAAATATCGACCTCGATAAATTTAGTTTGATTATAATAGTGTTCATAA tattttctattCAGATGAGCTTCATGTTTTTGACTTTCCTCTTCTCTACAAG GAATAACTCTGGCTTCACACCAGCAGACACAGTGGCTATCATTTTCTGTTCTACACATAAATCCCTCACCCTGG gGATTCCAATGTTGAAGATAGTATTTGCGGGTTATGAGCACCTGTCCTTAATTTCCGTCCCCTTACTCATCTATCATCCTGCTCAGATTCTTCTTGGCAGTCTGTTGGTACCAACAATAAAATCTTGGATGGTTTCTAGGCAAAAG GCACTGAAGTTAACCAGGCAGCCCAAAGCACCCGTGAAAGTATAA